The following coding sequences are from one Megamonas funiformis window:
- a CDS encoding ABC-F family ATP-binding cassette domain-containing protein has translation MGILRIQDLGKSFGIEELFHNVSFDVARGDKIGFVGPNGAGKSTLMKCLLGIEEYDTGRISIDSVDTIGYMQQQSDFTHDNLYDELLSAFADIIALGQKKTTLEKQIENLDDDDKLEDLMKEYSRISDKFEQLGGYDYESRLRRVAFGLGFSEEDFPKNPTLFSGGQRTRICLAKALLREPDFLFLDEPTNHLDIEMIEWLEGFLSNYKGGVLLISHDRFFLDKVATKILDLENKTTVLYDGNYSTAMKVKAQRRAALESAYAKQQEHIRETEEYIRRYKAGVKAKQARGREKQLQRLERIILPPQKSGFNYFMFHKPEECAQRVAELDDVSVSFGDHKIFEHLSLLIRKGDGVAIVGPNGAGKTTLLRLLLGELQSPTGNIKIGSRVKIGYYSQQHEGLCPSNTVFDEILSSFGLNDEQARHCLGAFLFKGDDIYKLIGDLSGGEKSRLALLKLMLTGANFLVMDEPTNHLDIPAKEAIEEAMMAFPGTFIVVSHDRYFLDKVTNFTCELENGHLTEYNGNYSYYREKKLEMQKELESTQEISNKKATTENKTTPKTKQEKAKPKNAHVASAMSSEKLTMMIQRCEATIAMFEAELKGLEYQMNDPALQADPNKSHEIATAYAQKEQELEEKYIEWDKLTEELANKA, from the coding sequence TTGGGAATTTTACGCATTCAAGATTTAGGAAAATCCTTTGGCATAGAAGAATTATTTCATAATGTCTCCTTTGATGTGGCTCGTGGCGATAAAATTGGTTTTGTTGGCCCTAATGGTGCTGGTAAATCCACTTTAATGAAATGTCTTTTAGGTATTGAAGAATATGATACAGGTCGCATCAGTATTGATAGTGTAGATACTATCGGCTATATGCAACAGCAATCAGATTTCACTCATGATAATTTATATGATGAACTCTTATCTGCTTTTGCTGATATCATTGCTCTCGGACAGAAAAAAACTACATTAGAAAAACAAATTGAAAACTTAGATGATGATGATAAACTTGAAGATTTAATGAAGGAATATAGTCGTATTTCTGATAAATTTGAACAATTAGGCGGATACGATTATGAAAGCCGTCTTCGTCGCGTTGCTTTTGGTCTTGGCTTTAGTGAAGAAGACTTTCCCAAAAACCCAACATTATTTTCAGGTGGTCAACGCACTCGCATTTGTCTAGCTAAAGCATTACTTCGTGAGCCAGATTTTCTATTTTTAGATGAACCAACAAACCATCTTGATATTGAAATGATTGAATGGCTAGAAGGCTTTTTGAGCAATTATAAAGGTGGCGTACTTTTAATTTCCCATGACCGCTTTTTCTTAGACAAAGTTGCTACTAAGATTTTAGATTTAGAAAATAAAACAACTGTTTTATATGATGGCAATTATTCCACTGCCATGAAAGTAAAAGCTCAAAGACGAGCTGCCCTAGAATCTGCCTATGCTAAACAGCAAGAACATATCCGCGAAACAGAAGAATATATTCGTCGTTATAAAGCAGGTGTCAAAGCCAAACAAGCTAGAGGACGTGAAAAACAATTACAACGTTTAGAACGCATCATCTTACCTCCACAAAAATCAGGCTTTAATTATTTTATGTTCCATAAACCAGAAGAATGTGCTCAACGTGTAGCTGAACTTGATGATGTATCTGTTAGTTTCGGCGATCATAAAATCTTTGAACATCTATCTTTATTAATTCGCAAAGGTGATGGTGTAGCTATCGTAGGCCCTAATGGTGCTGGTAAAACAACTTTATTGAGATTACTTTTAGGCGAATTACAATCTCCTACAGGAAATATTAAAATCGGCAGTCGTGTAAAAATCGGCTATTATTCCCAGCAACATGAAGGTCTTTGCCCTAGCAATACTGTTTTTGATGAAATCTTATCTTCATTTGGTTTAAATGATGAACAGGCTCGCCACTGTCTAGGTGCTTTCTTATTCAAAGGCGATGATATTTATAAATTAATCGGCGATTTATCCGGTGGAGAAAAATCTCGCTTGGCTTTATTAAAGTTAATGTTAACTGGTGCAAATTTCCTCGTAATGGACGAACCTACAAACCATTTGGATATTCCTGCTAAAGAAGCTATTGAAGAAGCGATGATGGCTTTCCCTGGTACATTTATCGTCGTTTCCCATGACCGTTATTTCTTAGATAAAGTTACTAACTTCACTTGTGAATTAGAAAACGGACATTTAACAGAGTATAATGGAAATTATAGCTATTATCGTGAAAAAAAATTAGAAATGCAAAAAGAACTTGAGTCTACTCAAGAAATTTCAAATAAAAAAGCTACTACTGAAAATAAAACTACGCCTAAAACAAAACAAGAAAAAGCAAAACCTAAAAATGCACATGTAGCTTCTGCTATGAGCAGTGAAAAATTAACCATGATGATACAGCGTTGCGAAGCTACTATCGCTATGTTTGAAGCTGAATTAAAAGGCTTAGAATATCAAATGAATGACCCAGCACTGCAAGCAGACCCTAATAAAAGTCATGAAATAGCTACAGCTTATGCTCAAAAAGAACAAGAACTAGAAGAAAAATATATTGAATGGGATAAATTAACCGAAGAATTAGCAAATAAAGCATAG
- a CDS encoding LCP family protein — MENKIDDTNKHDTTSDNDKNDIDTLNTPDWLSREWREKNDPPSPPPPKKIYKKKKNYNRLIALIIILLLVLVGFVFANSDSSSDNPPTITTEQTNVLNIMIMGVDRRADDVGRSDTLMVLTYNPNEQKASLLSLPRDTRVHIEKNDYDKINHAYAYGGHELTQKVVESFLNVPINYYVLIDIQAFEKIIDAVGGVDIDVEKRMYYEDPWDDNGGLVIDLQPGLQHLNGKTAIQYVRYRDGEGDIGRINRQQKFMKAFLAQAISPSILPKLPDILSNISSAIQTNMPLNEMIALVSNLPTIQQNGLSSSMVPGQPAYIEDISYWIPDIAKTRNLIAQNMGITLNETAQKDTESTIKAYEKSLPKGLKMGDITTETPSNEEKSSTQEDNTAPAKEKVEPVKNEDITVLVINSSGINGAGAEVADILKRKGFKISSVETGNTSSREHTTITANEHETDYFYGMPFTCTIMSGGSSGQATVNIGLDYQKQN; from the coding sequence TTGGAAAATAAAATTGATGATACAAATAAACACGATACAACTAGTGATAACGATAAAAATGATATTGATACATTAAATACTCCAGATTGGCTCAGCAGGGAATGGCGAGAAAAAAATGATCCACCCTCTCCTCCACCGCCAAAAAAAATATATAAAAAGAAGAAAAACTATAACCGTCTTATTGCTTTAATTATTATTCTATTATTGGTATTAGTTGGATTTGTCTTTGCTAACTCTGATTCTTCCTCTGATAATCCTCCAACTATAACTACAGAACAAACAAACGTTCTTAATATCATGATAATGGGTGTAGATAGACGTGCTGATGATGTCGGTCGCAGTGATACATTAATGGTTTTAACATATAATCCAAATGAACAAAAAGCTTCTTTATTATCTTTGCCACGTGATACTAGAGTACATATCGAAAAAAATGACTATGACAAAATAAATCACGCTTACGCTTATGGTGGTCATGAGCTTACGCAAAAAGTAGTGGAATCATTTTTAAATGTACCGATTAATTATTATGTTCTTATAGATATCCAAGCTTTTGAAAAAATCATCGACGCTGTTGGTGGTGTTGATATTGATGTAGAAAAACGCATGTATTATGAAGACCCTTGGGACGACAATGGTGGTCTCGTCATCGACCTTCAACCAGGACTTCAGCATTTAAATGGTAAAACAGCTATTCAATATGTTCGCTATCGCGATGGTGAGGGCGATATCGGTCGTATAAATCGTCAGCAAAAATTCATGAAAGCTTTCCTTGCACAAGCAATATCACCATCAATCCTACCAAAACTACCAGATATTTTAAGCAATATTTCCTCAGCTATTCAAACTAATATGCCATTGAATGAAATGATTGCCCTAGTATCCAATTTACCTACAATCCAACAAAATGGCTTATCTTCTAGTATGGTTCCTGGACAACCTGCTTATATCGAAGATATCAGCTATTGGATACCAGATATTGCCAAAACACGAAATTTAATAGCGCAAAATATGGGAATTACCTTAAATGAAACTGCTCAAAAAGATACTGAATCTACAATAAAAGCATATGAAAAATCTTTGCCTAAAGGTTTAAAAATGGGCGATATTACAACAGAAACTCCTTCAAACGAAGAAAAATCTTCAACTCAAGAAGACAACACAGCTCCTGCTAAAGAAAAAGTTGAACCTGTAAAAAATGAAGATATAACCGTTTTAGTCATCAACTCTAGCGGTATCAATGGAGCTGGTGCAGAAGTTGCAGATATCTTAAAACGCAAAGGTTTTAAAATTTCTAGTGTTGAAACAGGAAATACATCTTCTCGTGAACATACAACTATTACAGCAAATGAGCATGAAACAGATTATTTCTATGGTATGCCATTTACTTGTACTATTATGTCAGGAGGAAGCTCTGGTCAGGCAACAGTCAATATTGGCTTAGATTATCAAAAACAAAATTAA
- a CDS encoding zinc-ribbon domain containing protein gives MDFQDKTLVCKDCGKEFVFSAGEQAFYAEKGFENEPARCHECRDKRRREREGGKEQRQMYTVECAECGKETQVPFEPKGDRPVYCRDCFNARRNK, from the coding sequence ATGGATTTTCAAGACAAAACACTAGTATGTAAAGATTGTGGTAAGGAATTTGTTTTCAGTGCAGGAGAACAAGCTTTTTATGCAGAAAAAGGCTTTGAAAATGAACCAGCACGTTGCCATGAATGCCGTGATAAAAGACGTCGCGAACGTGAAGGCGGAAAAGAACAGCGTCAGATGTATACTGTAGAATGCGCAGAATGCGGAAAAGAAACACAGGTTCCTTTTGAACCAAAAGGAGACCGTCCAGTTTATTGTCGTGATTGCTTCAACGCTAGACGCAATAAATAA
- a CDS encoding basic amino acid ABC transporter substrate-binding protein, protein MSKKLLTLCALCMFAVSALFAGCGQDSSDKAASSGEKVLRVGTNADFAPFEFQDENGSTEYQGFDMDLIRAVAKEMGYTAEIQNVNFDGLIPAMESGNIDIIASGMTINEERKNQVEFSDPYYISGLTIVVPKDNTDINGFADLKGKKIAVQIGTTSMEEAQKIEGAEVKALNSSADTFMELKAGNVDAVINDLPVNDYYIVKTKATDVKRLDDKLTSEEYGFAMKKGNTELKQKVDAALKTLKENGEYDKIYEKWFGTKPAK, encoded by the coding sequence ATGAGTAAGAAACTATTAACTTTATGTGCTCTTTGTATGTTTGCTGTAAGTGCACTTTTCGCTGGCTGTGGACAAGATAGTTCTGATAAAGCAGCTTCTAGCGGAGAAAAAGTATTACGTGTAGGTACTAATGCTGACTTTGCTCCATTTGAATTCCAAGACGAAAATGGTAGCACAGAATATCAAGGTTTTGATATGGATTTAATCAGAGCTGTAGCTAAAGAAATGGGTTACACAGCTGAAATTCAAAATGTTAACTTCGATGGCTTAATTCCTGCTATGGAATCTGGCAATATTGATATAATTGCTTCTGGTATGACTATTAATGAAGAACGTAAAAATCAGGTAGAATTCTCTGATCCTTACTATATTTCTGGTCTTACTATCGTTGTTCCTAAAGATAACACTGATATCAATGGTTTTGCTGATTTAAAAGGCAAAAAAATAGCTGTACAGATCGGTACAACTAGCATGGAAGAAGCACAGAAAATCGAAGGTGCTGAAGTAAAAGCTTTAAATAGTTCTGCTGATACATTTATGGAACTAAAAGCAGGTAACGTTGATGCAGTTATTAATGACCTTCCTGTAAATGATTATTATATTGTAAAAACTAAAGCTACTGATGTAAAACGTTTAGATGATAAACTTACATCTGAAGAATATGGTTTTGCAATGAAAAAAGGTAATACAGAATTAAAACAAAAAGTAGATGCAGCTTTAAAAACACTTAAAGAAAATGGTGAATATGACAAAATCTATGAAAAATGGTTTGGTACAAAACCTGCTAAATAA
- a CDS encoding amino acid ABC transporter permease, whose product MDFRFDIIINAFPLLIEGAIFTIQITALSVAIGIIIGLFVGVARISKIRIIKWLAAIYVDFLRGTPLLVQIFLIYFALPVLTGIKMNPFVAAIAACSINSGAYVAEIFRAGIQSIDNGQMEAGRFLGLSWFQTMRYIIIPQAFKRVIPPLGNEFIALLKDSSLVSVIGFEELTRRGQLVIARTYASLEIWVCVALIYLIMTLSISRFVAYLERRYQIDDRN is encoded by the coding sequence TTGGATTTTAGATTTGATATTATTATCAATGCTTTTCCATTACTTATTGAAGGTGCTATTTTCACAATTCAAATTACAGCACTAAGTGTTGCAATCGGTATTATTATTGGTTTATTTGTTGGTGTTGCTCGCATTAGTAAAATTAGAATAATTAAATGGTTAGCAGCTATCTACGTTGACTTTTTACGTGGAACACCTTTATTAGTACAGATTTTCTTGATATATTTTGCACTACCTGTATTAACAGGTATAAAAATGAACCCATTTGTAGCAGCTATTGCTGCTTGTAGTATCAATAGTGGTGCATATGTAGCGGAAATTTTTAGAGCAGGTATACAATCTATAGATAATGGTCAGATGGAAGCAGGTCGCTTTTTAGGTTTATCTTGGTTCCAGACAATGAGATATATAATTATTCCTCAGGCTTTTAAACGTGTAATACCACCACTAGGAAATGAATTTATCGCTTTATTGAAAGATTCATCATTAGTGTCTGTTATTGGCTTTGAAGAATTAACTCGTCGTGGTCAATTAGTTATTGCTAGAACATATGCTTCTTTAGAAATTTGGGTTTGTGTTGCTTTAATTTATTTAATAATGACATTATCTATTTCTCGTTTTGTAGCATATTTAGAGCGGAGGTATCAAATTGATGATAGAAATTAA
- a CDS encoding amino acid ABC transporter ATP-binding protein: MIEIKNLHKSFGHVEVLKGVDVSIEEKEVVVIIGPSGSGKSTLLRCMNYLEEPTSGDITVDNMKLDKHADINKIRENIGMVFQRFNLFPHMTVLENIVLAPTKVLKISRDEAISTAMDLLQRVGLKEKANSYPSQLSGGQQQRVAIARALAMKPKVMLFDEPTSALDPEMVTEVLDVMKSLANQGMTMVVVTHEMGFAREVGDRVLFVDEGRIIEEGTPKEIFENPKQERTKLFLSKIL; encoded by the coding sequence ATGATAGAAATTAAAAATTTGCATAAGTCTTTTGGTCATGTAGAAGTATTAAAAGGCGTAGATGTTTCCATTGAAGAAAAAGAAGTGGTAGTTATAATTGGGCCAAGTGGTTCTGGTAAATCTACACTACTTCGTTGCATGAATTATTTAGAAGAGCCTACAAGTGGAGATATCACTGTAGATAATATGAAACTCGATAAACATGCAGATATCAATAAAATTCGTGAAAATATCGGTATGGTATTCCAACGTTTTAATTTATTTCCACATATGACAGTATTAGAAAATATTGTACTTGCACCAACAAAAGTGTTGAAAATTTCACGTGATGAAGCAATCTCAACAGCTATGGATTTATTACAAAGAGTTGGTTTAAAAGAAAAAGCTAATTCTTATCCAAGTCAGTTATCTGGTGGGCAACAACAACGTGTTGCTATTGCTAGAGCTCTTGCAATGAAACCAAAAGTTATGCTCTTTGACGAACCAACATCAGCTCTTGACCCAGAAATGGTAACAGAAGTATTAGATGTTATGAAAAGCTTAGCTAATCAAGGTATGACAATGGTTGTAGTTACTCATGAAATGGGATTTGCTCGTGAAGTTGGGGATCGTGTATTATTCGTAGATGAAGGTCGTATCATTGAAGAAGGTACACCAAAGGAAATTTTTGAAAATCCTAAACAAGAACGTACAAAATTATTCTTATCTAAAATTCTTTAA
- the rpoB gene encoding DNA-directed RNA polymerase subunit beta has translation MFNPVSVGKRTRYSYAKIKEVMDMPHLLDIQRNSYDWFMKEGLQEIFHDISPIQGFTGNLVLSFEGFSLGKPKYDIDECKERDATYSAPLRVNVRLVNNDTGEVKEQEVFMGDFPLMTETGTFIINGAERVIVSQLVRSPGAYYGENIDPTGKRLYNATVIPNRGAWIEFETDLNDVISVRLDRNRKLPATVLIRALGYGTNDAIMSLFDNDERIRNTIDRDNTVTKEEALVEIYKRQRPGDPPTVDNAKQLLEQLLFDPKRYDLATVGRYKLTKKLGWKRRLLGKQLAEPLVDKETGEVLVPADVTIEASMVEDITIEQENNIFGEDEHAIVYIKDKNNNRIKMICSRTLPYNHRTITINDIIASISYLLNLMDGHGHKDDIDHLGNRRIRSVGELLQNQFRIGLSRMERVIRERMNTQDNDVITPQALVNIRPVVAAIKEFFGSSQLSQFMDQNNPLSELTHKRRLSALGPGGLSRERAGFEVRDVHNSHYGRMCPIETPEGPNIGLIGSLATYARINEFGFMETPYRKVDKVNKQVTTDVRYLTADEEDDLVIAQANEPLDENNWFKAQRVTARVHEETMLVDADSVDYMDVSPKQIVSIATAMIPFLENDDANRALMGANMQRQAVPLFRTQAPLVGTGMEYKAACDSGVMVLAKRAGEVVRVTADLIEVRADETGEIDHYKLQKYLRSNQGTCMNQVPIVYKGDHVEAKEPIADGPATDHGELALGYNVIVAYMPWEGYNYEDAILLSEKLVKEDIYTSIHIEEYECDARDTKLGPEEITQDIPNVAEDALRDLDADGIIRIGAEVRAGDILVGKVTPKGETELTAEERLLRAIFGEKAREVRDTSLRVPHGEAGRIVDVKIFNRAKNDELPPGVNQLVRVYIAQKRKISVGDKMAGRHGNKGVVSRVMREEDMPFLPDGTPVNIVLNPLGVPSRMNIGQVLETHLGMAVRELGMQIKAGDPTVESRLRAIGYDFDKNGMPKPDVAGIHIATPVFDGAKGNEVFETLKASGFSDNGKTILYDGRTGEPFENPVTVGCVYMLKLHHLVDDKIHARSTGPYSLVTQQPLGGKAQFGGQRFGEMEVWALEAYGAAYTLQEILTVKSDDVVGRVKTYEAIVKGENIPEPGVPESFKVLIKELQSIGLDIKVLSEDAQEIMINDIEDDINETARELDMDATATKESYGQAVTTDVSEENVVEDDYTTEEPTDDIIADLGADNFDE, from the coding sequence ATGTTCAATCCTGTCTCAGTTGGTAAACGGACCAGGTATAGCTATGCCAAAATCAAAGAGGTTATGGATATGCCTCATCTTCTGGATATCCAGAGAAATTCTTATGATTGGTTTATGAAGGAAGGATTACAGGAGATTTTCCATGATATCTCTCCAATTCAGGGATTTACAGGAAATCTTGTGTTATCGTTTGAAGGTTTTTCTTTAGGAAAACCTAAATATGATATTGATGAATGTAAAGAACGCGATGCTACGTATTCTGCTCCTTTACGTGTCAATGTACGCCTGGTTAATAATGATACTGGCGAAGTAAAGGAACAGGAAGTTTTCATGGGTGATTTCCCACTCATGACAGAAACAGGTACATTTATCATCAATGGTGCGGAACGTGTTATCGTAAGTCAGCTCGTTCGTTCTCCTGGTGCTTATTACGGTGAAAATATTGATCCTACTGGTAAAAGATTATATAATGCCACAGTTATTCCAAATCGTGGTGCATGGATAGAGTTTGAAACAGACTTAAATGATGTAATTTCTGTTCGTCTTGACCGCAATCGTAAATTACCAGCTACAGTATTAATCCGTGCATTAGGTTATGGTACAAATGATGCTATTATGTCTTTATTTGATAATGATGAACGCATTAGAAACACTATAGACCGTGATAATACAGTAACAAAAGAAGAAGCATTAGTAGAAATCTACAAAAGACAGCGTCCAGGCGACCCACCTACTGTAGATAATGCTAAACAACTTTTAGAACAGCTTTTATTTGATCCTAAACGTTATGATTTAGCAACTGTAGGTCGTTATAAATTAACTAAAAAATTAGGCTGGAAACGTCGTCTTTTAGGCAAACAATTAGCTGAGCCATTAGTAGATAAAGAAACTGGTGAAGTTTTAGTTCCTGCTGATGTTACAATTGAAGCATCTATGGTTGAAGATATTACTATCGAACAAGAAAATAATATCTTCGGTGAAGATGAACATGCAATTGTTTATATTAAAGATAAAAACAATAATAGAATTAAGATGATTTGTTCTCGTACTTTACCATACAATCATCGTACAATTACTATTAACGATATTATTGCATCTATTAGTTATTTATTAAACTTAATGGATGGACATGGACATAAAGATGATATCGACCATTTAGGAAATCGTCGTATCCGTTCTGTTGGTGAATTGTTACAAAATCAATTCCGTATCGGTTTATCCCGTATGGAACGTGTAATCAGAGAACGTATGAATACACAAGATAATGATGTAATTACACCACAAGCTCTTGTAAATATTCGTCCTGTTGTGGCAGCAATCAAAGAATTCTTTGGTTCTAGCCAGTTGTCTCAGTTCATGGACCAGAATAACCCACTTAGTGAACTTACACATAAACGTCGTTTATCTGCACTTGGTCCTGGTGGTCTTAGCCGTGAACGTGCAGGGTTCGAAGTTCGTGACGTACACAACTCTCACTATGGTCGTATGTGTCCTATCGAAACTCCAGAAGGTCCAAACATCGGTCTTATCGGTTCCCTTGCAACATATGCTCGTATTAATGAATTTGGCTTTATGGAAACACCTTATCGTAAAGTCGATAAAGTTAATAAACAAGTAACAACAGATGTTCGTTATTTAACAGCTGATGAAGAAGATGATTTAGTAATTGCACAAGCCAATGAACCATTAGATGAAAATAACTGGTTCAAAGCTCAGCGTGTAACAGCACGTGTTCATGAAGAAACAATGCTTGTTGATGCAGATAGTGTAGATTACATGGACGTATCACCAAAACAGATTGTATCCATTGCGACAGCAATGATTCCATTCTTAGAAAACGACGATGCTAACCGTGCCTTAATGGGTGCGAACATGCAACGTCAGGCTGTACCTCTTTTCAGAACACAGGCACCACTTGTTGGTACTGGTATGGAATATAAAGCAGCTTGCGACTCTGGCGTTATGGTACTTGCAAAACGCGCAGGTGAAGTTGTTAGAGTAACAGCAGATCTCATTGAAGTTCGTGCAGACGAAACTGGTGAAATCGACCATTATAAATTACAAAAATATTTACGTTCCAACCAAGGTACATGTATGAACCAAGTGCCAATCGTGTACAAAGGTGATCATGTAGAAGCAAAAGAACCTATCGCTGATGGTCCAGCAACTGACCATGGTGAATTAGCTCTTGGTTACAACGTTATCGTAGCATATATGCCTTGGGAAGGTTATAACTACGAAGATGCGATTTTATTAAGTGAAAAACTTGTAAAAGAAGATATTTACACATCTATCCATATTGAAGAATATGAATGCGATGCTCGTGATACAAAACTTGGACCAGAAGAAATCACACAAGATATTCCAAACGTAGCAGAAGATGCTCTTCGCGACCTTGATGCTGATGGTATTATCCGTATCGGTGCAGAAGTTCGTGCAGGTGATATCTTAGTTGGTAAAGTTACTCCAAAAGGAGAAACAGAACTTACAGCAGAAGAAAGATTATTACGCGCTATCTTTGGTGAAAAAGCTCGTGAAGTTCGTGATACTTCCCTTCGCGTTCCACATGGTGAAGCTGGTCGAATTGTTGATGTTAAAATCTTCAACCGTGCTAAAAATGATGAATTACCACCTGGTGTAAATCAGTTAGTACGTGTATATATTGCTCAAAAACGTAAAATCTCTGTCGGCGATAAAATGGCTGGTCGTCATGGTAACAAAGGGGTTGTATCCCGTGTTATGCGTGAAGAAGATATGCCATTCTTACCAGATGGTACTCCAGTAAATATCGTGCTTAACCCATTAGGCGTGCCTTCACGTATGAACATCGGACAGGTACTTGAAACACATCTTGGTATGGCTGTTCGCGAACTTGGTATGCAGATTAAAGCAGGAGATCCAACAGTAGAATCTCGTTTACGTGCAATTGGTTATGATTTTGATAAAAATGGTATGCCAAAACCAGACGTTGCTGGTATTCACATTGCAACTCCAGTATTCGATGGTGCAAAAGGTAACGAAGTATTTGAAACACTCAAAGCTTCTGGTTTCTCTGATAATGGTAAGACTATTTTATATGATGGTCGTACAGGTGAACCATTTGAAAATCCTGTTACAGTAGGTTGCGTGTACATGCTTAAACTTCATCACCTTGTTGATGATAAAATCCATGCTCGTTCAACTGGTCCATACTCTCTTGTTACTCAACAGCCACTTGGTGGTAAAGCACAATTTGGTGGTCAGCGTTTCGGGGAAATGGAAGTTTGGGCTCTCGAAGCATACGGTGCAGCTTATACACTTCAGGAAATTTTAACAGTAAAATCTGACGATGTTGTTGGACGTGTTAAAACATATGAAGCTATTGTAAAAGGTGAAAACATTCCTGAACCAGGTGTTCCAGAATCCTTCAAAGTTCTCATTAAAGAGTTACAAAGTATTGGTCTTGATATCAAAGTTCTTTCCGAAGATGCACAGGAAATTATGATTAATGATATTGAAGATGATATCAATGAAACTGCAAGAGAACTCGATATGGATGCAACAGCAACAAAAGAATCTTATGGTCAAGCAGTAACAACAGATGTTTCTGAAGAAAATGTAGTAGAAGATGATTATACTACTGAAGAACCAACAGATGATATCATTGCTGATCTTGGTGCAGATAATTTTGACGAATAA